Proteins encoded within one genomic window of Eurosta solidaginis isolate ZX-2024a chromosome 1, ASM4086904v1, whole genome shotgun sequence:
- the LOC137238893 gene encoding uncharacterized protein has protein sequence MYQQSLHHSNNGRARGIGAFAIALLWLNVLNVPAIASNTSKTINAATTKTTTLLNPKIPYIANRKINRNIQQWLTTPQVAMPMSMLTSTSAFEQTSTPPTDLAPVTLSNVLISTNPTTSIANYFALAGKFNPVGSWRSAAIPEAPAPAVNAAVAATMLDNNPNSNKNNSGKNKNRKARRMRKYKKYNNRTFTTPLNVSQHAGELCNRQCTAGDARICYFKFALEHYQVMGVACGRCSLGVTADCFAPQCILADGYEKGVMSINRQLPGPPIQVCRNDLIVVDVANQAHGTAAAIHWHGQHMVSTPWSDGVPFVTQCPIHFANSFRYYFWATEVGTHFYHSHSGHHKVNGQYGALIVRDDPARMPNTPMYDFDLPEHYILISDWMHTYGEQYFPGEPSSAGIFPDSVLINGRGIYYTKDGVRAPITVPPTRYYVTPGKRYRFRLINSISHSCPFQLQIEQHNMSIIASDSYDLEPHYFDTLITNAGERYDFVLLANHTAGDFWIRVRGMGVCAILPTESFALLRYVSNDATEEPDDERPLPEMPQYNETYVNGVFLNHPNGSCGIPDNHCISELKALEQDEHLRTTKPDHQFFLAFNNFQVPNSEIFKNGTYYHFANLQNNITIVGAINNLSFIFPSYPPLTQPEAMHETHFCTELQHPAACLGNRLCPCVHRLHIRLGSIVELILVDQTELAGRLHHPFHLHGHRFIVTGLGRDTSILATMSRTPGKPVSALTAAKQLKANNLLPHNSNNTSPPFKDTVSIPSHGYAVVRFRAENPGFWLMHCHYEWHLAIGMGLILQVGNTSEMVPTPKRFPVCGNYLPELEVGEPFSGTKSFM, from the exons ATGTATCAACAAAGCTTGCACCATAGTAACAATGGACGAGCGAGAGGGATTGGTGCATTTGCTATAGCATTGTTATGGCTCAATGTACTTAACGTTCCAGCAATAGCATCAAATACAAGCAAAACCATaaatgcagcaacaacaaaaacaacaacactttTAAATCCTAAAATCCCGTATATAGCAAATCGGAAAATAAATCGAAATATCCAGCAATGGCTAACAACACCACAAGTTGCAATGCCAATGTCCATGCTCACGTCCACGTCTGCATTTGAGCAAACATCAACACCGCCAACAGATTTAGCTCCCGTTACACTTTCAAATGTATTAATATCAACGAATCCAACCACGAGCATTGCAAATTACTTCGCTTTAGCTGGTAAATTTAATCCTGTTGGTAGTTGGCGTTCTGCGGCAATACCAGAAGCACCAGCGCCAGCTGTAAATGCAGCTGTTGCTGCCACAATGCTTGACAATAATCCTaatagcaacaaaaacaacagcggcAAAAATAAAAACAGGAAGGCAAGAAGAATgaggaaatataaaaaatataataaccgTACTTTTACCACACCGTTAAATGTTAGTCAACATGCCGGTGAGCTATGCAATCGTCAGTGCACGGCTGGCGACGCTCGCATTTGCTATTTCAAATTTGCGCTCGAACATTACCAGGTCATGGGAGT TGCTTGTGGTCGTTGTTCCCTTGGTGTTACCGCCGACTGTTTTGCACCTCAATGCATCTTAGCGGATGGCTATGAAAAGGGTGTTATGAGTATTAATCGTCAACTACCTGGACCTCCAATTCAAGTGTGTCGTAACGATTTGATTGTAGTCGATGTGGCTAACCAAGCGCACGGAACCGCTGCTGCTATTCATTGGCATGGTCAGCATATGGTATCAACTCCATGGTCAGATGGTGTTCCTTTCGTCACACAATGTCCCATACATTTTGCCAACTCGTTTCGTTATTATTTTTGGGCCACTGAAGTGGGTACACATTTCTACCATTCACATTCGg GTCACCACAAAGTAAACGGCCAATATGGCGCCCTCATTGTACGCGATGATCCCGCTCGTATGCCCAACACGCCAATGTACGATTTCGATTTACCCGAGCATTATATACTTATTTCCGATTGGATGCATACATATGGTGAACAATATTTCCCAGGAGAGCCAAGTTCAGCAGGAATATTTCCGGATTCAGTGCTGATAAATGGACGTGGAATCTACTATACGAAAGATGGTGTACGCGCACCGATAACTGTGCCTCCCACACGCTATTATGTAACACCTGGAAAGCGTTATCGCTTTAGATTGATAAATTCGATTAGTCATTCATGTCCATTTCAATTGCAG atagaGCAGCATAACATGAGTATCATCGCATCTGATTCCTATGACCTTGAACCTCACTACTTCGACACACTCATCACAAATGCAGGCGAGCGCTACGACTTCGTTTTGCTTGCCAATCATACGGCTGGAGATTTCTGGATACGTGTGCGCGGTATGGGAGTTTGCGCTATTTTACCAACAGAGTCCTTTGCTCTACTGCGTTATGTAAGCAATGACGCTACAGAAGAACCGGACGACGAACGACCTTTGCCAGAAATGCCACAATATAATGAGACATATGTGAATGGGGTG TTCCTCAATCATCCCAACGGTAGCTGCGGCATTCCAGATAATCATTGTATAAGCGAGCTTAAAGCTTTAGAACAGGATGAGCACTTACGCACTACTAAACCGGATCATcaattttttttagctttcaaTAACTTCCAAGTACCGAATAGTGAAATTTTCAAGAATGGCACTTATTATCATTTCGCAA ATCTACAAAACAATATAACCATCGTTGGTGCaataaataatttaagttttatcTTTCCGAGTTATCCACCCTTAACGCAACCCGAAGCAATGCATGAAACACACTTTTGCACTGAACTTCAACACCCAGCTGCGTGTTTGGGTAATCGTCTCTGTCCATGTGTGCATCGCTTGCACATTCGTTTGGGTAGCATTGTGGAGTTAATATTGGTTGATCAAACggaat TAGCCGGACGTTTGCATCATCCATTTCACTTGCATGGCCATCGTTTTATCGTAACTGGCTTGGGACGTGATACATCGATATTGGCGACGATGTCGAGGACGCCTGGGAAACCGGTGTCAGCGCTGACTGCCGCCAAGCAATTGAAAGCCAATAATTTGTTAccacacaacagcaacaacaccagtCCACCATTCAAGGACACCGTGTCGATACCGAGCCATGGTTATGCTGTTGTACGTTTTAGAGCAGAGAATCCGG GTTTTTGGTTGATGCACTGTCACTATGAATGGCACTTAGCCATTGGCATGGGGCTGATATTACAAGTGGGCAACACTAGCGAAATGGTGCCAACACCAAAGCGATTTCCCGTTTGTGGTAATTACTTGCCAGAATTGGAAGTAGGTGAACCATTTTCCGGAACGAAATCGTTTATGTAA